A window of the Arachis duranensis cultivar V14167 chromosome 5, aradu.V14167.gnm2.J7QH, whole genome shotgun sequence genome harbors these coding sequences:
- the LOC107490591 gene encoding annexin D5, which translates to MSTLIVPPIPPSPRDDAMQLYRAFKGFGCDTSAVINILAHRDATQRAYIQQEYRTIYSEELSKRLEKELRGKLETAVLLWMHDPAGRDATIVRKCLTVDANIQGATEVICSRTPSQLQHLRQIYHSKFGTYMEHDIEATTFGDHKKILLAFLTTPRHEGYEVNREIAQQDAKFLYKAGEKKLGTDEKAFIRIFSERSAAHLAAISSYYHDMYGHSLEKAVKNETSGHFAYALLTIVQCAEHPGKYFAKVLHKAMKGLGTNDATLIRVIVTRTEIDMQYIKAEYLKKYRKTLNDAVHSETSGHYRDFLLQLLGPNV; encoded by the exons atgtCTACTTTGATTGTACCCCCAATTCCTCCTTCCCCAAGAGATGACGCCATGCAACTTTACCGTGCTTTCAAGG GATTTGGGTGTGACACTAGTGCCGTTATCAATATCCTTGCTCATAGAGATGCGACACAGCGAGCCTACATCCAACAAGAATACCGAACAATATATTCCGAGGAACTTTCTAAACGCCTCGAGAAGGAGCTTCGTGGAAAGTTAGAG ACTGCAGTTCTGCTTTGGATGCATGATCCTGCAGGACGCGATGCAACAATCGTTAGGAAGTGTCTAACTGTGGATGCAAACATCCAAGGTGCTACCGAAGTAATATGTTCACGCACTCCGTCCCAGCTGCAACATTTAAGACAGATCTATCATTCCAAATTTGGTACCTATATGGAGCATGATATTGAGGCAACCACCTTCGGTGACCATAAAAAG ATCTTGCTCGCATTTTTAACTACACCTCGACATGAAGGCTATGAGGTTAATAGAGAAATAGCTCAGCAAGATGCCAAGTTCCTCTACAAGGCAGGGGAAAAGAAACTTGGCACCGACGAGAAGGCTTTTATTCGCATTTTCAGTGAACGGAGTGCAGCACATTTGGCTGCTATCAGCTCTTATTACCACGATATGTATGGTCACTCACTCGAGAAG GCAGTAAAGAATGAAACATCAGGGCATTTTGCTTATGCTCTTTTGACAATAGTCCAATGTGCTGAGCATCCTGGAAAGTATTTTGCAAAG GTGTTACATAAGGCGATGAAAGGTTTGGGGACGAATGATGCCACGCTTATAAGGGTCATTGTAACGAGGACTGAGATTGACATGCAGTATATCAAAGCTGAATATTTGAAGAAATACAGGAAGACACTGAACGATGCAGTTCATTCTGAGACATCTGGTCACTACAGGGATTTTCTTCTCCAACTTTTGGGTCCAAATGTGTAG